DNA sequence from the Cohnella herbarum genome:
CCGGATCGAACAACCCGATAATATCGCCCGGATAAGCCGTTTCGACGATATCCCTATCCTGTGCAAGAAATTGCTGAGGCTGGCTCAGCTTGATTTCCTTGCCCGCGCGAACGTGCCTAACGCTCATGCCGCGTTGGAATTTCCCCGAACAAATACGCAAGAAAGCGATACGGTCGCGGTGGGCAGGATTCATGTTCGCTTGAATTTTGAAGATATAGCCCGAGAACTTCTCCTCGTCCGGTTCTACCGAGCCCTCGGTCGTCTTCCGTTCCGTTGGCTGCGGAGCCAGCTCCAGGAAATTCTCGAGGAACGTCTGGACGCCGAAGTTATTCACGGCGCTGCCGAAAAACACAGGCGTAAGCTGACCCGTGCGTACTTTCTCGTAATCGAAAGTATCTCCCGCGACGTCAAGCAGCTCCAGATCCTGAGCCAATTGATCGGCTAAATAATCGCCGGCCATCTCGCGGATGACGGGATCGTTATACCCTTCCGTCTTCCGGACTTCGATCTCGGAGTGATCTTTGCCTTGGAACAGCTCGACTTGGTTTTTCATCCGGTCGTATACGCCGCATAGCTCGCGTCCCATGCCGATCGGCCAGTTCATCGGAACCGAACGGATGCCGAGCACTCGCTCGATTTCCTCGAGAAGCTCGAACGGATTCTGACCTTCGCGGTCGAGCTTATTGATGAACGTAAAGATCGGAATGCCCCTCTTGCTGCAGACTTGGAATAGCTTGATCGTCTGCGCCTCGACGCCCTTGGCGACGTCGATCAACATGACCGCGCTATCCGCCGCGGTTAACGTGCGATACGTGTCTTCGCTGAAGTCTTGGTGACCGGGCGTATCCAGAATGTTGACTTGCTTGCCTTCATACTGAAACTGCATGACGGAGGACGTAACCGAGATGCCCCGTTGCTTCTCTATCTCCATCCAGTCGCTCGTCGCATGACGCGCCGCTTTGCGCGCTTTAACCGAGCCGGCGATATGGATCGCGCCCCCGTACAGGAGCAGCTTCTCCGTTAAAGTCGTTTTCCCCGCATCGGGGTGAGAGATTATAGCGAAAGTACGGCGTTTCCCAACCTCTTGCCGTAATTCTTCGGTCGTCTTTTGGCTCATGAATTGAAATTCCCTTCGCGGTAAAATAACAGCTTTCATTATACCACAAGTAACACGGATTCGCCGTCATCCGATGGCGATATGCGTTAGAATCGGGCTATTCCATCCATCGACGATCTCGGAATTCTCGGCAAGGAAACGAACCTATAGCCGTACGAATTTCTTAACGGTAGCACTGTTGTGAACGTTCAGCTTATCTCTGTATTCCACGAATCCAATCTCGCAACCCGCGCCGATCGTGACGTTATTCCCTCGCACGATGCCGGCTATCGTATATTCCAGCTCCACGGTATCGCCCTCGATCTGATCCGCGTTCAACATCGGCCGTTCTTTGGACTGCACGAGGTTTAACAACCTCGATGTTTTACTGCGTTTAACGCGAAGCTTGGTTCCGCCTATTTCCTTCGCTCGGCAATGCCCAAACATCTTAACGTCCAACCGATCGGCGCTTAGCAAACCCGATACGCCGAATGCGCCGCTAAGCTCTAACGAGTTGGCTTCGCAATCTCCTCCCGCTTCGATATTGCCGGTGTACTTCACGCTCTCGCCGCGCATTTTCTGCCGAACCTTGATCTCTCCTCGTCCCCGAACCGTTAGAGCGGTAAAGCTTCCATGCACTTCGCACTCTCCGGTCATTTTCAACCGTTCCGCCCGTAAATTGCCGTTTACGACTAGCTCTCCGATGTTGGATAGCTTCAGACAATCGACGTCTCCGGCCAATAAGCTTTCTCCGATTAGCTTAACGTTGCCGAACGTTCCTCCCGCCGAGGTCGTCGTACCGATCATCTTCAGATCACGCCTGCTATTCTCAGCCACCCGTCTTCACCTCTTTGCCGATTTTTGCGCCCGGATATACTTTCAGCTCCGTGCGATACTCAACCGTACCGATGTTGCAACCTTTGCCGATTACGACCCGGTTTCCTCTGACGACATCCGCCAGCGTATATTCCAGATCGATGTCGTCCCCTTCTATGGACGCCGTATGCAACTCGGGACTGAACTTTGGCAGCATCCAAGTGACCATCTTGCCCCATACGCTTCGCCTTACGCGTCGTACTTGAATGTTTTCGCCTCCTATTTCCTTGACCTTCCCCTTACCGTGCAATCTGACGTTCATCTTGCCAACATTCAGCAAACCTTGAACATCGAATGCGCCTTCCATGTCCAAATCCTCGATCTCGCAATCCTCGCCGACATTCAACACGCCGTTTACTTTGAATCTCTCCGCTTTGACCGAGCCGATAACTTTCAGATTACCGTCCACGACCGAATATCCCGCGGATAAATGACCGTAGATCTTTATGATCCCGTCGCTATCCATCTCGCCCGTCCGAAGATTTCCCCGAACCTTCGTTATCCCGTTAGAGTCGAAGATCTCGGCAATCACATCCCCCTCGACCGTTCCGACCCCATCGATCTTTACTTTTCCGTAATCGCCGCCGCTAGCGGTACTTACCCCGTCGATGTTCAAATCAAGCCTGTTTATCGACTCCATCTCCGTTCCCCCCTATATCAAATTTCCTTTTAATCGTTCGATGCACTCGACAAGAGATAACCGCGCAATGAGCTTCACTCCGCTCTCGTAATAGATTTCCGATGGAACCGAGAGGAGAGCGAACGAGGAGACCCCCATCTTCCGGACAAATACGAGATCGCAAGGCTTATCGCCGAATTTCGGAAAATGATCGCGTAACGTCTGAAGCAGTTGGTCTCCTTCCTCCATGCTCATTTCGCCCGCAAGAAGCAGCTTATCGACAACATAGAAATAGAGCAGCCTTTCGAAAGAGTACACGGTCGCAGCCTCATCCGATGAAGCGAATCGTTGAAGCACCACTTGCGAAACAATGTTCCGTTTCTCAAACTCGGATTTCCGCAACTCATACTCCGGCAAGAGCGGAGATAACTTATCTGCCAATTCATCTAACGATAAATCTTCCTTCATATTCATTATTTTATCGATTCGCGATAGGATCAAATCTTTAGGAAAAAACGTCTCCTGGCCCGTAAAAGTGGATTTCCGAATAAACCACTCCTCTGGAATAAGCTGTTTACGTTTCCAACGGTACAATTGACCGTAGGAGATGCCCTTTTCGTCCAACAGTTCCTTCTTGGATATTAACTCCCGTTCCATCGTCATCCCTCCATATTTAATGTAACATAACACTGTTACGTTGTAAATTCAGAAATCAAAAGGTACAAATTTCCTTATTCCTGTGCTATAGTGGTGGAAGTTACTTACACTAACCATTCTATCAATGACCATCTTCTATTTGTTTGTTTTCTATACAAACAATAAGAGAGATCAACTTCTACCGGGAGGAACGTATGTTCAACAAGACCTTATTCAAAGCTACCGTAGGCAAGAAACTGTATTCGGCGTTCGTTGCCGTGTTTGCGCTCGTGTTCGTGTTCGGGGCGATCGGAATTCGCAGCATGAGTTCAATTCAGGACAAAACGAGCGAAATTACCGACAATTGGCTGATCGGCTTCGAACAAATCCGCTCCATCGATTACTCGGTCGAGCACGTACTCAGATTGGCCATGAAAATTATGATTGAACCGGACAAAAACCAAGTCTCTCAAATGAACGACGAAATTAAAGAACACTTCGCGAAGGTCGACCAATTGCTAAAAGACTACGAGCCGCGGATAACATCGGAAGAACAACGGGGGTTTTATAACGAGCTTAATAAGAAGTGGGAAACGTTTCAAATCCTGCACGAGCAATTTCTCGTCAATTCCATGTCTGTAGACATCGTTAAAGGAGCCGGCGACAAAGATGAAGTCATCTTGAATGCGTTGAGGGCCACTGAGATAACTCATGTACAACTTCAGCGGCAGCTGAGTTCCTTGATCGAAATCAACCGCCAAGGAACTGCCAACGCAAGCGAGGAAAGCCAAAGCGTATACGATTGGAGCGTTACGTTCTTTATCGGACTAACTTTCGCAATCGTGCTGCTCTCCTCCGTTCTTGCCTTCTTCATCATCCGTAATATTACGAAACCCGTACGACAAGCTTCGCGTACGCTCGAGCGTGTCTCCTCGGGCGATTTCTCGGTTGAGCCGATTACGGTTCCGAACAAAGACGAGATCGGAGACTTGGTTGCTTCACTGAACAACATGACCAAGGATATTAGACATCTCGTCTCGCAAGTAACCGATACGACGAACCAAGTCGCTTTGTCGTCGGAGAACCTTTCAGTGAAATCCGACATCACTTATCGGGCAAGCAACCAAATCGCCGAGGCGATTCAAACGATCGCTTCCGGTTCCCAACTGCAAGTACACAGCACGTCGGACAGCAGCAAAGCGATGGAGAATATCTCCATCGGCATCCAACAGATTGCCGCTACGACGGCGTTAATCTCGGAATCGGCTTCTGAAACGACCCGCAGCGCCGTTTCGGGCAATGAAACGATCCAGCAGGCCGTTACTCAGATTGGACATGTCAGTCGATCGTTCTCCGGCTTCGCGGAAGATATCCGAGACCTGAACCAGCTGGCGGACGAGATTGGCGGCATCATTGCGATTATCACGGGCTTATCGAATCAGACCAATATCCTTTCCTTGAACGCGGCGATCGAGGCGGCGCGAGCTGGAGAACATGGCAAAGGATTTAGCGTCATTTCTGAGGAAATTCGGCAATTATCCAACCAAACCCGGTTTGCCGCGGAGAAGACGAGAGCGATGATCACGAACATTCAAGAACGGATCGAGCACGCGTTCGAAGGTATTACTTCGGGAGTCAAAGACATCGATATCGGTTACCAAAAGGTCTCGTACGCTGGAAAATCGTTTGAAGGCATCGTGAGCTCCGCGGAAAGAGTATCCGGCCAGACTCAGGAAACAGCCGCGATCTCGGAGCAAATGTCCGCCGCATCCGAACAGGTAGCCGCCTCTCTTATGGAGTTGGCCCGAATCGCTCAAGATTCATACGAAGGCACCCGCTCGGTCGCCATCCATTCAGCGGATCAAAGAATGTCCGCGGAAGAAATGTCCTCTCTTGCCGAGCAGCTTAAAAAGTCTTCGCAAGCGCTGCAGCAACTAGTCGGCAAATTTTCAGTTTAACCTTCTCATCCGCTCCGCTCCGATATAGAAAAAAAACCCTCGATTCGTATGGAAATACGGATCGAGGGTTTTTACATTCGCCCAATATTATATTTGCTACGCCATCAAGAAAGCGCGAGCTGGAGAAGCATCGATGCCGGTAAGTTTAAGCGGAGCGATAACGAGCGAATAATTGCCTGCCGCTACCTCTTTCAATCTCACGCCTTCGACAATGATGACGTCATTGCGCATGAGCGTACGATGCGTCGGATATTCCGCTTGCGCGCGTTCGATTCCAAGCGCATCGGTCGCGACTAAACCGATTCCGATATCCGCCAAATACTTCGCGCCGTCTTCGCGCAAGAAGACGAAATCCATTAAGAAGTCCTCCGAGAACGAACTCGAAGTCTTGAATAGAATTCTCTCCCCGCGTTGGATCGCGAACGGTTCGAGATCTTCCTTCGTGATGAATTCCTTCACATGGGTTAGATCAAGAACTCTAGCCGGTCCGACAAGACGTTCCAACGGAATCGTTTCGATCGTATCCCCGCCTGCAAGCATATGAAGCGGAGCATCCACGTGCGTCCCCGTATGAACGTTCATCGAGAGCAGGCTTTCATGCGGCTTGCCTTCATCGTGATTCTGAACGTTCGTGATCTTCGGTTTTTTCTGCTCGTAGTTTTTCCATACTTGCATGCTTTCTTCTATCGTCATGCTGATATCGTAAATTGTAGGCATGGCAGCAACCTCCAGTCGTTATTTGCTCGTATTGGACACCCAGATGACGTTATCTTCATCCTGTCCGTTAACCGGCCACCAATGGAAGCCATCGTTCGTTAACAACTCTTCCGCTTTCTTCGGCCCCCACGAACCCGCAGGGTATAACTGCAAGTCGCCGGAATCTTCTCTCCAAGCAGCGGCGATCGGATCGATAAGCTTCCAAGCGACGGCCAACTCGTCCCATCGGGTGAAATAAGTATGATCTCCGCGCGCCGCAT
Encoded proteins:
- a CDS encoding peptide chain release factor 3, encoding MSQKTTEELRQEVGKRRTFAIISHPDAGKTTLTEKLLLYGGAIHIAGSVKARKAARHATSDWMEIEKQRGISVTSSVMQFQYEGKQVNILDTPGHQDFSEDTYRTLTAADSAVMLIDVAKGVEAQTIKLFQVCSKRGIPIFTFINKLDREGQNPFELLEEIERVLGIRSVPMNWPIGMGRELCGVYDRMKNQVELFQGKDHSEIEVRKTEGYNDPVIREMAGDYLADQLAQDLELLDVAGDTFDYEKVRTGQLTPVFFGSAVNNFGVQTFLENFLELAPQPTERKTTEGSVEPDEEKFSGYIFKIQANMNPAHRDRIAFLRICSGKFQRGMSVRHVRAGKEIKLSQPQQFLAQDRDIVETAYPGDIIGLFDPGIFRIGDSLSEGRDIVFDELPTFSPEIFSKVSIKNALKQKQYLKGLDQLTEEGMVQVFRSVGAFEDTYLGVVGQLQFEVFEYRMKNEYGVDIQLFRTQFQFARWIVGDKIDPTKFRINSILVKDKNDVNVALFENEYAMRTAMERMPELKFLEVAP
- a CDS encoding bactofilin, encoding MAENSRRDLKMIGTTTSAGGTFGNVKLIGESLLAGDVDCLKLSNIGELVVNGNLRAERLKMTGECEVHGSFTALTVRGRGEIKVRQKMRGESVKYTGNIEAGGDCEANSLELSGAFGVSGLLSADRLDVKMFGHCRAKEIGGTKLRVKRSKTSRLLNLVQSKERPMLNADQIEGDTVELEYTIAGIVRGNNVTIGAGCEIGFVEYRDKLNVHNSATVKKFVRL
- a CDS encoding cell shape determination protein CcmA, whose product is MESINRLDLNIDGVSTASGGDYGKVKIDGVGTVEGDVIAEIFDSNGITKVRGNLRTGEMDSDGIIKIYGHLSAGYSVVDGNLKVIGSVKAERFKVNGVLNVGEDCEIEDLDMEGAFDVQGLLNVGKMNVRLHGKGKVKEIGGENIQVRRVRRSVWGKMVTWMLPKFSPELHTASIEGDDIDLEYTLADVVRGNRVVIGKGCNIGTVEYRTELKVYPGAKIGKEVKTGG
- a CDS encoding YhbD family protein; this encodes MERELISKKELLDEKGISYGQLYRWKRKQLIPEEWFIRKSTFTGQETFFPKDLILSRIDKIMNMKEDLSLDELADKLSPLLPEYELRKSEFEKRNIVSQVVLQRFASSDEAATVYSFERLLYFYVVDKLLLAGEMSMEEGDQLLQTLRDHFPKFGDKPCDLVFVRKMGVSSFALLSVPSEIYYESGVKLIARLSLVECIERLKGNLI
- a CDS encoding methyl-accepting chemotaxis protein; this encodes MFNKTLFKATVGKKLYSAFVAVFALVFVFGAIGIRSMSSIQDKTSEITDNWLIGFEQIRSIDYSVEHVLRLAMKIMIEPDKNQVSQMNDEIKEHFAKVDQLLKDYEPRITSEEQRGFYNELNKKWETFQILHEQFLVNSMSVDIVKGAGDKDEVILNALRATEITHVQLQRQLSSLIEINRQGTANASEESQSVYDWSVTFFIGLTFAIVLLSSVLAFFIIRNITKPVRQASRTLERVSSGDFSVEPITVPNKDEIGDLVASLNNMTKDIRHLVSQVTDTTNQVALSSENLSVKSDITYRASNQIAEAIQTIASGSQLQVHSTSDSSKAMENISIGIQQIAATTALISESASETTRSAVSGNETIQQAVTQIGHVSRSFSGFAEDIRDLNQLADEIGGIIAIITGLSNQTNILSLNAAIEAARAGEHGKGFSVISEEIRQLSNQTRFAAEKTRAMITNIQERIEHAFEGITSGVKDIDIGYQKVSYAGKSFEGIVSSAERVSGQTQETAAISEQMSAASEQVAASLMELARIAQDSYEGTRSVAIHSADQRMSAEEMSSLAEQLKKSSQALQQLVGKFSV
- a CDS encoding cyclase family protein; this encodes MPTIYDISMTIEESMQVWKNYEQKKPKITNVQNHDEGKPHESLLSMNVHTGTHVDAPLHMLAGGDTIETIPLERLVGPARVLDLTHVKEFITKEDLEPFAIQRGERILFKTSSSFSEDFLMDFVFLREDGAKYLADIGIGLVATDALGIERAQAEYPTHRTLMRNDVIIVEGVRLKEVAAGNYSLVIAPLKLTGIDASPARAFLMA